ttttaaaataagataaaagGATAAGTATGAAATGTATGTACCTGTCAAAGACGTAGTAGGTTACAATGTCTTTCTACTAAAGAGCCAGATTCTACCCTCCAcaactgtaaatttcaattaactcagattaagagagagagagagatgcatgtaGATGAAGAGTGAATAATTTGGTGAGATAGAATGATGAGGAGTgtaacttatttttaattaatcaaatatacaaaatatgcaatcattttattctttctttaactACTTGATATTTCCACCATGCAAAGTATGGCAGTCCTCTTGTAATTGGGAtccatttgttttcagtttagctAAATGACGAAAATTGCCGTTTCTCATGATTGCATATATGAAATCCACATGCCCCTCAATGGCGTGGAAGGTTAATACAAGGCTTTACAGAAAAGCCATATTTTGCCTCCACAACACTGGAAAGTTTTGAATATTCCAACAGAGAGACAAATGGTCAGATAGATAGAGACAGAAAGAAACACACAAAAAGAGAAGCAGGAAAATAATATTATGACAAGGGCTTGCTACCCACCTGATTCTGATAGATTCAATACTGGCTGTGAGACAGAGATGATGGTGATGGTGAAGATGATGATTGTGAATGCTTTTATTAAAAGCATTATTAAAAGATAGTGGTAAAATATAGAATCACCCTATGTTTTATTTTGATCTATTTTATGTTTCTGTATTTTAGTTGAAGACTGGGATATGGATGTGGTGTGAACAGAAACACCAGACTCCATTTGCCTTAGCAGAGAACTAGAGAATGCCCTATTGCCATAAGATCCACAAATTATTAACTTTGTCGTACGGTCTATCCTAGGCTGCTCTGGAAATTGGAGGACCAAGAAGTCTATGATTTCAAGTCACCTCCACAGCTGATCAAGCTTCAGTAGCATACCACCACCTTTCCCCATTCCAAATTGACTCCTTTCTCTCTTTCAGGAAGAACCACATATGCTTTAGGGAGTCAATAGGACTTATTTGTACCCGGTGATGTGTGACTAAATTATGACATGTAGATATAATAGTGTGAGGTGCTTTACAAAATTTTTAATTAGGAGTGAACTGGAGCCTAGAGAATTTAGTCTTGCAGGAAGGGAGTAATGCCCTCAAATGGAATTTAGCCATGATAGCAGAaagaatttggcaaagttataagcaactgaaaacagtggTGTAATGGGGTTGGGGTTCTCACCCCTAGTGAAGGCCCTTGGTCTAGTGTGTGCAGGCTTGCACTTTCTCTCCCTGTAGCCCTCCTTGGGCTCAGGTCCTTAATTAGTTCTGTAATCTATCAATGGTCTTGGCCTTGGTGTTGAGCCGTACTCCCAGGGGATTTCCATAGAAGGCAATGTCCTTGCCCTCTCTGGGTGCTTCAGGCCCCATTTCTCTTGCTGGGCCACTAAGGAATTCCATTCCACTTCTGGGGTGCCTCAAAATCCAGGCTACtactcccccagtggctaatgggggtgggaggactcaggcctgcccactactctgggtcccagcccagggaccctgttgATAGCAGCCGTTCACTGTGTCCCTTTATCTAAGTCATACTGCTGCTTTAattccttgggccacttccctaCAGCCCCGCGCCTTCTTGACCTCTACCTCAGGACCTTGTCTGAATAGTGTCCCAGCTACCAGCCTAGAGTTCCTTCTCATTCCCTCAGCCAGGCACACACCATCCACACTCCAACAGTTCCAGCAAGGAATGGACACATTCTGGCCCTGCAGTTCTTCTTTTACAAGCCTGCTGGGCCCTCATTGGCTGTGGCCCACATAGCCCTTCTAGACAGCTTGGAGAATCCTCCCCACTGCCTTTTTCAGGGGCAGGGTGTGGCAAGGCCATGAGATATTGAGCAGGGGGGCAGTTTGTAAAAGGgcaaattcttctgttgacctagctactattTCTCAGATAGGTAGATTCACTACATCAATGGATAAACTCATTCCAGCGACAAAGTAAGTGTCTATGCAATAGCAACACTGCTGTGTGGCTGTAGTATTGACATGTGCAAATCttcattggagcagggagtgaAACCTGGGTCTCGGGAGAATGCATTAGCCAATAGGCTATAGAGTTATTCCCACTCTCTCTATACCTTCTCGGATTCTACACAGCTAATTTCTAGGACATTCTCCTGGGATACTCGCATTtcactccctgctccaatgaaGATTTCAGTACATACACAgaatagaacagcttcaacaaagGAGATTGAGAGacacctctgagcacacctaccagattaGAACCCCAAAGTGAGATAGTTGAGGGAGCACCAAGTTTGTAAATGCCACTGGGGAGTTGGCATGAGTCAGGGCTGAGCTGCCTAGTGGTGTCAATAATTTGATGGCTTCCCACAAGCAAAAATGTAGGCACCTCTGGGACTTTACTGGTGGAAACGTAGGCACCTGAGGACATTAGGCAACTATCGGGAGGGGTTTCATGACTGTTAATAGTGTCTAAATGTTGGCCTTAGGAACCTAAGTTAGGAAGTAAGGCACCTAAATCCCCCGGTGAAGATAGCCCTATGTCTACATTTAGAGGgtgtggttgcaaagaaaacctagCAAATATGACCTGAGTGAAACCCCTGTGGCAATGTCTGCCTGAgtatgcagagagcctgaaacaaaggCTTGGAAATGTGAAATGCCTCATTTATTACAATGGGTGTTGTTACAAcctggccctgccctccccctggtCAGGCATCAGTCTTTTGTACTCAGACCCAGATTATGGTTCCCATGTGATTCTAACCCCTTTTGATCTAGATAGTGACTGGTCACTGTCCTTAGCTCTGGGTCTCTTTCAGGCATATTGCCAGGTGAAGACCTCATGCATGACACCCTTCTTGGGCAGTGGGAGTCTGCAATCCACCTGTCTTAGACCACAAAACAACTGACTCATTTCTCCCGCCCACCAGTTCCTTATACCCATTCCCCCTCACCTGGAAGTGAGACCCCAGACAAATCCTTTAGTGACAATGCAGCAGGAAAGCAAGAAACACAAACACTTTACAACACAACGCCAGAGGTACAGAACTTAGGAGAACAACATCCTCAAAGCACCCCTCTCAGTCTGATCTCACTACCCTTGGTTCTGGTCAGCATCCTTAAGTGATGCTGAGTCTCACAGCCACATCCTGTTTCCAGGTGCTTTTGCTGAGGGAAATTCCCAGCTCCAAATCCTACCCCTGTTTGATTCTGTGTAGAGAGTCAATCAAAGTCTGCAGCCCTGCCAGCAGAAAACCCATTGTTCCAGGATAGAAGAATCAGTACACATTGATGGCCAGTGATGGATCTTTCCCTGTGAGTGATTTCCAAGGCATCCTGCACTCTAGCAGGGGCACCAGTGCTCAGAAAGATTGATGCTGTCAGGATGGGCCACTTTTCACTAGCATCTGGATGTTCTAAACCAACAAGGAGGTTATAATGGAAAACAAAGGTCTCAGTGAAGGTGACAATCACAAAATTGCCAAAGCACACAGGCTTGCAATGTCACCAGACCTGTACAAACCTAACTCTGCATTCACAAATTCTTTGTGAGTGAATTTCCcaggtgtttttatttttgtttgttttttttaacagaaaatgctGTTGGTAGGAGATTAGAAGTCATTTAGACAGTTGTAGTTGTCAGacattcatagaaatgtagggctgagtgggacctcgagaggtcatcaagtccagccctctgtgctaAGACAGGAACAAGTAAACCTGGAGCAGCCCTGCTAGGtgttgtccaacctgctcttgaaAGCTCCAAtaatgggaattccacaacctcccttggaagcctggtcCAGAATTTAACTGCCCttctagttagaaagattttcctaatctATAACCTACATCTCCcctgctacagattaagcccattgcttcttgttttatcttcaatggacatggagaacaatttatcaccatcctctttatatcagcccttaacatacttgaagactgttgtcaggtCCCACCTCAGCCtccttttcttaagactaaacaggccaagtttttttaacctttcttcctgTCAGGTTTTTGaaccctttgatcatttttgttgctctcctccagaCCATTGCTGCTCGGGGGGCAAgtgtggcaatttgccccaggccccgggccccacaggggcccccacgagaatatagtattctatagtattgcacctttttttatggaaggggaccctgaaattgctttgccccaggccccccgaaacctctgggtggccctgctccagactctctccaatttgtccacatctttcctaaaacgtGGATGTAATAAAATACAGACCAGGCTTTAAATGTGACCTGCCCTTCTGGATGCTTCCTGAGTAAGCTGTCCCTTTCTGAGACCCTTCTCCAGCCCCAGGAGTGAACCCCTTCCATGTGGCCAGTTCATGCCTCTACTTCTCTCTGGGGTGGGATCCAGAAATCCAGCCACACTCCAAAGGGGTTGCCAGTTTCCCCCTTCATGGGTGCCAATCCCATTACTTCTCAGGTCCAGACATTTTTGGACTCTGCCAAAGTTCCCCGTTGGGACCCTGTGGTCAGGAATAATTTTTAGTGACACAGAAACAGGAGTATTTGTCCAAAAAATGCACAGTGCTTAGagaagcagatttttaaaataacaaaaaacccaTTGTCTTCCTTATGTTTGAcattcccctccagcccctgggTCTGGACCCTTGGTGTCTCCTGTTCTCTCTGGGCACCAAGTTACAGCTTGACCACTGCagttcctggctctcactctgtCTATCTTCACCCTGTTGGCTCTGGGTCTTTTTGTCAGGTTCCAGCAGAGCCAATCACTtcctttttaacccttcagggtcTTTTGATCTCAGCCCTAGCCTTAGGAAGAGTAAAACATCCTAACATTGATGGTGCCAGCCAGACTGGTTCTTCCCCCAGTTGATGACTCAGCCCATTGTTGTCTTAACCATCTGAAGTGGGTACCTCAGAGGCTGAATTACCCTTCATGGATTCCTTAACAGCACACTTTATAACCTCCTTTGCTTTAACATTACACTGtcgtagaatcacagaagatctcagaaggtcatctagtccatcctcctgctcaaagcaggaccactccccagacagatttttgccccagatccctgaatacccccctcaaggattgaacttacaactgtgggtttagcaagCTCATgttcagaccactgagctatccccccccgAGTCAGATGCCAATATAGAACTAAAAAGGGAAACCAAATTATACATCATATTGttaagcaataatacagacatttTCCGACTTTGTGACACCTCCTAAGTTGAGACACTTCAATGGGGCTCAatgatcagaaaaaaaacaactgtaTTTATGAGAACAAAGAAATGTTACTCCTGGTCAAGAATTTCCTCAGAGCCTCCTTGACTTCTTTGTTCCTCAGACTGTATATGACTGGGTTGAATGTTGGAATAATGATCATGTACAACAGGGTGAGGGCTCGATCGGTGTCCACAGAGACATTGGAACTGGGCCTCATGTAGGTGATAAAGGCGCTGCAGTAGAATAAGATGACTGTGATTAGGTGTGAGGAGCAAGCGGAGAAAGCTTTGTGTCTTCCCTCTCCTGAGTGCATCTTCAGAATGGTGCAGATGATGCTTGCATAGGAGGTGATGATTTAGATTAAGGGGACTATTGTAAACACCATAGTGAGAAAGGAAATAATGGCATTGATGATCGATGTGTCTGTGCTCACCAGCCTAAGAAGTGGGAGGACGTCGCAGAAGAAGTGGTTGATTTTATTCGGCCCATGGAAGAGTAACGTGAATATGGTTGCCGTTTGCTCACATGCTACCAACTTACCCACGATCCACACCATAGCTGCCAAGCTTAGGGTGACCTTTCTGCTCATGATGAGTGAGTAACGCATGGGGTTGCATATGGCAACTTACCGGTCATAGGACATAACAGTCAGCAGGCCACACTCtgtgctgccaaagaaaatgtagAAGTACATTTGGACTGCACAGCCCAGGAAAGAGATAGCCTGCTTCTGTGACAGGAGGTTGGTCAAGGTCTTAGGGACAACCACTGAAGTGTAGCAGATCTCTAAGACTGACAAGTtcctgaggaagaaatacatggggatGTGGAGGCCCAGGTCAGCAACTGTGACAGTGATGATGAGGCCATTGCCTATCAGTGTGAAGAGGTAGATGAGTAAGATGAGGACAAAAAGAAGGGGCTGCAGATGCTGGAGGTCTGAGAAGCCCAGAAAGACAAACTCTGTCACTGCTGTTAGGTTTTCTTCCATAGCTCGGTTCTGTTGAGACCATATAGGTATTTAGATCCCTCTCAGGGGTTTGCATGGTATCTCATAATAGATAGAAAGATAAATTAGATAGAATAACAGTTACACAATCAGCTTCACCCCATCCCCTTTCCCATCTCTCTATGTTCACACAGCTCAGGTGTTCTATCCCTTGGATCTTACTCATCTCTAGTTGGCGATTCTGACACCCTGTCCCACACTCACCTCAGGAAGGGACATTGGTAGCTACTGTGTCCACTCCAGAGGGGCAGTTGGGCCACACCTGAGCAGTGCTGCGACCCCGTGCACTTGGTCACAATGCCTGGAGTGGAGGGCTGGGTACAGCCCCGCAGGACAGGCACTGCAGGAGTCACCACTGCAGGGTGTCatggacacacacaaaaagtcatGAACAGATGGGAAAATCACAGTGTTTGTGACTTCTTTCCCATTGTGACAGACATGCAGCCCTACGAATGATTATTAAAGAGCACCTCCACATGTGTTcctacttccctacctcacacagTGCCATCCCATTAATAAGAATGAGATACCAGAGTGTTGAGAGAATAAACACTAGACAAACCAACAACAAACAGCCCAGACACTTCACTGCCAGCTAATGTGGTTAGATTTACCTCTCACATTACTGGAACACAGCTGGACtaatttctgtttttcttgaCAGATAAGATTCTCCAGTGTGTCTGTGGGACTCTCAAATCTGGGTGAGATGAGAGAGAATCCTGTAGATGAATATATTTTAGGTGTCATTGAAAATGACATTGCAAATAGATAGAGTCGACAGGCAGATAGATGAGTGGTTCAATACTATTAGTTACCTTTATAGAAAGACATTATGCATAATACCTTTGATAAGACAGAGAGAACGAAATTAAGAACAATTCTGTAAATTTGATAGAGTGattagatgagagagagagagagagagagagagagagagagagagagagagagagagtgaaagaggTTGTCTATTTTTCCTTCAATTCTGGAGATAATTTAGGTGTTGATAGCTTCATAAAATGAACTTGGGGTCATAATAGTAAAGAAGGAAAATGCCTCAGACTGTCCCACAAATACCTTACTCTGAACAGTCAAACCTTCCCACTTCTGAGCAGTTCCATCATTTCTGAAACTGACTTATCTTGACTGAGAAGCTTCTCTGCTAGTGAATCTCAGACATCAATCCTTTCTGTACTGTTCAGTGACTACTGGGATAAAATCCCAAGGGTTCTTTCTAACTATGGGTGCCTGAGAGAATTTTTAATTGTATTCTATTTGTAAGCACTTTGATCAATGAAATCAACTCAGCAATAAAGAAACTACCATTAAATTCAGAGATGGTCCAATCCAAATTGCAATGTCAATTGTACTTGTTGATCAAGGTCAGAATATTGGTCAACTCTCAGTTCTCCAAGCATTTACATGATTAAGATGTGTTTGTTGCAATAAGGGTCTGAGACCTTAGCTCCTAGACAATTTATATAAGCTTTTCAGGAACAGGCTCCTGAAGGACATGTAACAAGGATGTATAAACTGTATTTACAAATCTCACAAACAAATATAACTGATAGGTAGGCCAAAAGCTTTTAGCACTAATTGCCAGTGATCTCAACAGCATAGATCTTGGCAGAACTGACGTGAGGTCTGTCTAGTCTTTAAGGAGATATGGTGTTCACTTCATCATGATCTCAACATCCAACTGGGAACAAATTGCCCCCATCCCCTACCCCCTGTTGGCACTCTCAGGATGGAGCTGAGAACTCACTGGACCATGGGTAGTTATTAACTCCCCTCTTATCCCTAGAGTGACTTTTTAAAGACAGAGTTGAGGCACACTGGTCGAGAGTGTGTGTAGGGAAATTCACAGTGCCGTTTCCATGCTGTGATAGATCTACAGAAAGCCAAGGACAGCATCCTCCAGGGATGTCAGCTCTTCCCACCATTAATTTCTAAATCTCCAGTTCAGATCTATCTCCTGGCAGATGTGACTCCAATTTGTTACCACATGATGTCTGCTTGTTGTCTCATGTGACATGTATGCAGTGGTTTTCAGACCAGCTCCCAGCAGACAAGTCTCCATGTCTAAAATGCATTCACCAACAGCCTTGGAAATAATTTGCAAACTTCTTGGTAAGTTCATCGCGGCAGCCAAGGGCTAGTGGCGAAATTCACTCCAGTGTCATTCCCATTGGGGGTAACTTTCAGTGTAAACTGGACAATCATCTCCTtatgctcctttgaaaatcctggcctaAACCTGCAAAGGCCTTGAGTGGTGCACAGGCCTTGAGTGTATTTGACATGGAAGTGTCATGGACATTGAACTAGCCTGGGACACATGGATGCAGGCTCCCCAAGGCAGGGCTGAAGCAGGTTAGTGGGACAGTGTGCTGGAACTGTCAGTACTTCAGCCATAGCCTGAGCTGTTTGATGGGTCACTGGAGGAACTCTGTCCTCCTGTGCAGAGTTGCAATATTGCCTTTTTTTATAAGATTtttcttcaccttcctctgagACATCAGATCTTTGAAATTGACAAAGTTATGACACTGATGGCAACAATCTCAGCCTTTAGAGACAATCTTTTCTTGACCGTGATTTTCGCCAATCATGATTATTAAGAAGAGGtgatatatgaataataaaacctCTGATTTATAAATATGTTTGTGAATAACATAGTAAGGACACTTCTCCAATGACCTGAGAGAAGTCTGTTCCAAGAAGATTGACTGTTTATAGCAGGTAGCTGAGCATCAGCttttctgggttcaattcctagctctgggagaggagtgggtgtAGCAATTAAACTATGTTGGGTGGGCGGCTTGGGGGCAGATGGGAGTCAAGATTTTTAGAGAACAGGGCACATCAGGGAGCTGGTTCTGAGTATGTATGTATTTCAtaatctctctcctccttcctgtgGAGGCCAACTGTCTTCTTTAACTGACAGCTCTTCAGAGAAGGGACCAAATTTTCAATTATACCATTATTATGGGCAGATCAATAGATCCCCTGTCCTGTTTGGATCATCTGAGCATGGATATCACTCCCTACATGGTTGTAGACTTGCATTTTCAAAGGATCCTAGTGGATTTAGGCCCCAAAATGCAATTCAAAACCAAGGGGAGTTGAGTGACTGACAGTCTCAGCCTTTAATATTTTAGCCATATCATCAAGGTCTACAAAAATGACCGAATGACCATAGACTGGTGGACAGAGTCTGTGACTGGTTTCATTCCCCTGAAGAAAGTCTCAGTTTTCAACAGACTGGGAAGGACTAAAGAAAGAGATTCTTTTTTCTGGGACATGATTCCATTAAAACATGAAGGCGAAGATTCACAATCatccaactcctattgactttgaaTGGCATTTGGGAGCTTCCTCAATTAGAATTTTGTGAAATTCCAAGTGGGCTGTCAATGTAGTTATGGAATACACATCTTGTACACTTTGACAAATTTCTTCACACCCATCTCGTCAAACTTTTCACACTCTAGATGTCAAAACTGGTTCTCACTCCTCAGTGCTGGTTGGTCAGGGGGCAGTGCTAAGAGACTTGATCAGGGCAGTGCTATGGGGCATGATGTAGGTCCTGCACCTAATGAGCATCTGCTCTGGGGCACAGGCAGGAACTTTTGGTGGtagttcctcctctccccttgaCGAATCAGCACTGAAATCCAGAAATCACAATTGTGAATATCTCCTGAAACCACGCTTCCCAGGGCATGCATTATGAGTGTTTGGTTTTATCTTCAGCCCCCATGACACCTTCTACATCCTGCCCACACTCTCATTTGTCTGTGGGTCTCAGTCTAGGGCTCCATGCAGGTCCCATGGGAACCTGAACCAATTGGTGGGGCCTTGTGGTCAGTGGGGCCCTCAAACCCCAGACCAAACTGAGAAAGTATCTAGTTCAAAATCCTGACCTCTAGTCTGTCAAGTGTTGACAACTTTTGCATGCCCAATCTATTTTGAAAATCACCACCTGAATAGATAGAGTCAATAGGTAAATAGATgagtcatttatttcaatgacaagtatcagagaggtagccatgttagtctggatctgtaaaaagcgacaaagagttctgtggcattttatagattaacagacgtattggagcataagctttcatgagtgaatactcACATGCACCTAACAAAGTgagttttcacccacgaaagcttatgctccaatatgtctgttagtctataaggtgccacaggactctttgtcgcataTTTTGTTGAGTTAGCTTGAGAGAGATAATGATGCACAGTCCATTTCACCATGATTGCACCATCACACTGACACAATACGTGTACCCCATATTCACTCCTACATAACTGTCATTTAATTCATAGTCTTTagtatttattattcatatttcaGGATCAGCTAGGATCCCCAGTAATAGACCAAGACAacatgggctagattcacaaagggacataGATGTTCCATTGCTGATTATTGAAGCAGCTGACTTTTAGTACCTAGAAATTCACAGGGTTTCACAAAGCCTCAGTTTATGCACtcggctccctatacaatgaaaggggaaagataggcacctaaaaatgggattcacaaaagccagcatgctcagGGGTTCCTCATGTaggctagccaatgggagattccAAGGAGGTGCCTATCTGTCAACTGTGAACACTTTCCTGGGGTAAGGCACCAAAGATGTTTTTCGCAAGAGGCCTGGGGAGTGAGAAGGATGCCTGATTCATGACTCTTAGCTCAGCCATTTGGGTACTCAACTAGGAGGCAAAAGATCCAGCTTCAATTTCGCCCTCTGCCTTAGGagaaaaaggatttgaacagagaaCTACCACTTCTTAGGAGAGTACTATAACTTAGAAGAGTACTATAACTATTACTCTTGTTTAatttccccttcttttcccctcaCAAAACCCATTCAGAAATTAATATGCTTCCTTGAAAAGTTCATGCTTCTCTTCAAGGCTGCCCTCACGGAATCTTTCATCTGCTGGTTCCTCATGCTGAAGATGAAGGGGCTCATGAGAGGGGTCACCACTGTGTTGAGCAGGGCCACCAGCTTGTTGAGCGAGATGTCGCTGCCCGAAGGCTGGACATACATGAAGATGCAGCTGCCATAGCCCatggtgatgatgatgaagtgggaggagcaggtggagaaagcCTTGTTGAGTCCTGAGTGGGATGTTGTCCTGAAGATGGTGGCAACAATATAAGTGCAGGACACCACTGTCAGGATCAAGAAGCCCAGCAGGATGGCGGAGGAGGTCATGAAACTCAGCAGCTCCACAAAGCTCGTGTCCACACAGGACAGCTTGACCAAGGCCAAGCCGTCGCAGAAGAAGTGGTCAATCTGGTTGGCATTGCAGAAGAGCAGGGTGAAGACCAGGATGGTGGGGATGATGGTGGCCAGGAACCCCGTTGCCCACGACCCCACCACGAGCTGGAAGCAGAGCTTAGCATTCATGACCATGGTGTAGCACAGTGggttgcagatggccacatagcagTTATAGGACATAATGGCCAGCAGGACAAACTCACTGCAGTCCAGAAGGGAGTAGAAGTAGCACTGAGTGATACAAGCCAGGTAGGAGATGGACCTGTCACCTGTCAGAAAGCTGGCAATCACCTTGGGTAGGACAGAAGATGTAAAAAGGATCTCCAAACAGGAGAGGTTCCAGAGGAAGAAGTTCATGGGGCTATGGAGGTGACGGTCTGAGTGGATGATGGCAATGATCATGATATTGGCAGACAAGATAAGCAAGTAAGAGGCCAGGAAGCCAACAGCAATTAGGAATTCCAGATGGCGGAGGTAGAGGAAGCCAATGAGGATGAATTTGGTTATGGTGGTTTGGTTTCGCATGGCTACATTGGATCTATCTGTCAGGGGTAGAGGGAGGATGGAGGGAATAGGGAACAATGTGTCAGATgaacaggagaaaagaaaagtagaaaaacagaagagtagacaagaggaaagaaaagatcagaagagaacataaaaggaaaaggaagagagataaggaggaaaaaaatgataAACTGTAGAGGAGGAAAGCAAGGATGAAACAAGAAAAGTGAAGAAGACAAAAGAACAATACCTCAAATAAAAATTTACCCTGTGGGCAATGGGTGAGATGGGAAGAACAACAAGTCAATGTGAGCAGGGAAGGGAAGACAATGAGAAGAGGAAACAAATGACAAACAGAAGCGGAAAGAAAAGTGGAGGAGAGAAAAGCCCCCAAAATAAAGAAGAGCAGAGCTGGATGGAATTGTTTCCCTGggcaaattttttatttttttcagtgtggggaagagagaggaagaaaaaagaaaagttttcagctgaaaactctTCAAAatttctggtttttgttttcttaatgaaaagtcaaaaattgtccacagaaagcagacacttacCACAAAGGGTTTAGTTTAATTGAAAAcccatttttttgtcaaaaaacatttttgataGAAATATTTGGATTAGCcttaaaaataaggaaagaaaaaaaagtaatagcagtgagtgggtgagattctgtggcttgcattgtgcaggaagtcagactagatgaccataatggtcccttctgaccttaagtctatgagtctaaaagaaagagaagtaaaattaaaataaaggaaaagagaaaagcaaTAAAGGAAAGAAGAGCGTGAAAAGGAAACGAGAGAAATGAAGAAAGAGaataaaaaggaaaggagaaaaatgtaggaaccaaaaaaaaaaaaagaagaaaagaaaaaacaaaaaagagttaaAGAAGAtttatgaaagaaaagaaaggagagaaaggagaaagggaaaatgaaaatataagaaaAGAAGTTATCGAAAAGGAggtaaaagatatttaaaaaaggaaagagaagagggaaaagaaaaacaagaaaaagaaataaataaacagAAAGAGGAGCAGAACAGCTCCtcatgttagtctagatctgtgaTGTTAGGAAGATACCATAAGGCCAAACCGGCTACACACAGATTGAGCCCTGTGCCTCAGTCATCACCGACTACTGTAAAACAAATTCTTGTAGAGTAATTTTTTAAATTCTAGTCCCTGCTCTTTTGGATTAAATACTAAAGTAGTTTATTCTGAACTTCTTCAAAGACTGAAAAGTAATAATCATTCTGATTTTTCCCTTCATGTCAAGCCGTGAGAAGCCCTCAAACAGCACCTGCAACATCAGGGTCTTTTGACTTGTCCAGAGGGTATTGTCATATTTAAGCGAATTGTACTTTCATATGTTGATTCTATTTCTTCTGGTCTCACAATCTACTTGCCATTCTCT
This genomic stretch from Gopherus evgoodei ecotype Sinaloan lineage unplaced genomic scaffold, rGopEvg1_v1.p scaffold_73_arrow_ctg1, whole genome shotgun sequence harbors:
- the LOC115643852 gene encoding olfactory receptor 6C76-like, with protein sequence MRNQTTITKFILIGFLYLRHLEFLIAVGFLASYLLILSANIMIIAIIHSDRHLHSPMNFFLWNLSCLEILFTSSVLPKVIASFLTGDRSISYLACITQCYFYSLLDCSEFVLLAIMSYNCYVAICNPLCYTMVMNAKLCFQLVVGSWATGFLATIIPTILVFTLLFCNANQIDHFFCDGLALVKLSCVDTSFVELLSFMTSSAILLGFLILTVVSCTYIVATIFRTTSHSGLNKAFSTCSSHFIIITMGYGSCIFMYVQPSGSDISLNKLVALLNTVVTPLMSPFIFSMRNQQMKDSVRAALKRSMNFSRKHINF